In Streptomyces sp. NBC_00878, a single window of DNA contains:
- a CDS encoding kelch motif-containing protein, with the protein MKDGSSRRRARRIAIGAAVVLALAGMNGPALYRFGSEQYHEYKINRPEYKADNGKWDIVEFPEEFRLNTIHAALLHTGKILLIAGSGNNQDNFDAKKFDTRIWDPVKKTIKKVPTPADLFCTGHTQLPNGNLLIAGGTKRYEKLKGDTTKAGGLMVVHNENPDKPITLPAGTLFTGKENGQTFESKDPVVVERARKVFDPATGEFLRNEPGLGRIYVEAQKSGKKYETGTQDNYRVQGLSGADTRNTYGIAEKLALDKKDFQGIKDAYEFDPVAEKYIKVDPMNEARWYPTLTTLSDGKILSLSGLDEIGQLVPGKNEVYDPKTKKWTYTKGIRQFPTYPAISLMQNGKLFYSGANAGYGPDNVGRDPGIWDLKSNKFNKLTGMSDPKLLETAGTVLLPPAQDEKYMVIGGGGVGESEKSSKKTRIIDLLADGPKFVDGPEMEKGTRYPQYSILPDDDVLVSGGSEDYRGRGDSNILQARMYDSKTNEFKRVADPLVGRNYHSGSILLPDGRVMFFGSDSLYADKANTKPGKFEQRVEIYTPPYLFQGSRPSLSGGPKTIKRGESATFTSQHASSIKTARLIRPSASTHVTDVDQRSIALDFTKTDKGIEVTVPKSRNLVESGWYMLFVTDDQGTPSEAQWVKIP; encoded by the coding sequence GTGAAAGACGGTTCCAGCCGCCGCCGTGCCCGCCGCATCGCGATAGGTGCGGCGGTGGTGCTTGCGTTGGCCGGGATGAACGGACCCGCGCTCTACCGCTTCGGGTCGGAGCAGTACCACGAGTACAAGATCAACAGGCCCGAGTACAAGGCCGACAACGGCAAGTGGGACATCGTCGAGTTCCCGGAGGAGTTCCGGCTCAACACCATCCACGCCGCGCTCCTGCACACCGGCAAGATCCTGCTGATCGCGGGTTCCGGGAACAACCAGGACAACTTCGACGCGAAGAAGTTCGACACACGGATCTGGGACCCGGTCAAGAAGACGATCAAGAAGGTCCCGACGCCCGCCGACCTGTTCTGCACCGGTCATACGCAGCTGCCCAACGGCAACCTGCTGATCGCGGGCGGCACCAAGCGGTACGAGAAGCTCAAGGGCGACACCACCAAGGCCGGTGGCCTGATGGTCGTCCACAACGAGAACCCGGACAAGCCGATCACCCTGCCCGCGGGCACCCTCTTCACGGGCAAGGAGAACGGCCAGACCTTCGAGTCGAAGGACCCGGTCGTCGTCGAGCGGGCCAGGAAGGTCTTCGACCCGGCGACGGGCGAGTTCCTGCGCAACGAACCGGGCCTGGGCCGGATCTACGTCGAGGCGCAGAAGAGCGGCAAGAAGTACGAGACGGGCACGCAGGACAACTACCGCGTGCAGGGCCTGTCGGGCGCCGACACCCGCAACACGTACGGCATCGCCGAGAAGCTCGCCCTGGACAAGAAGGACTTCCAGGGCATCAAGGACGCCTACGAGTTCGACCCAGTCGCCGAGAAGTACATCAAGGTCGACCCGATGAACGAGGCGCGCTGGTACCCGACGCTCACCACCCTGTCCGACGGCAAGATCCTCAGCCTCTCCGGCCTGGACGAGATCGGCCAGCTGGTGCCGGGCAAGAACGAGGTGTACGACCCGAAGACCAAGAAGTGGACGTACACCAAGGGCATCAGGCAGTTCCCGACCTACCCGGCGATCTCCCTTATGCAGAACGGCAAGCTGTTCTACTCGGGCGCGAACGCCGGTTACGGCCCCGACAACGTCGGCCGTGACCCGGGCATCTGGGACCTGAAGTCGAACAAGTTCAACAAGCTCACCGGCATGTCCGACCCCAAGCTCCTGGAGACCGCGGGCACGGTGCTGCTGCCGCCCGCGCAGGACGAGAAGTACATGGTGATCGGCGGCGGCGGGGTCGGCGAGTCCGAGAAGTCCAGCAAGAAGACCCGCATCATCGACCTGCTGGCCGACGGCCCGAAGTTCGTGGACGGGCCGGAGATGGAGAAGGGCACGCGCTACCCGCAGTACTCGATCCTGCCCGACGACGACGTGCTGGTGTCCGGCGGCTCGGAGGACTACCGCGGCCGCGGTGACTCCAACATCCTCCAGGCGCGGATGTACGACTCGAAGACCAACGAGTTCAAGCGCGTGGCCGACCCGCTGGTGGGCCGGAACTACCACTCGGGCTCGATCCTGCTGCCCGACGGCCGCGTGATGTTCTTCGGCTCGGACTCGCTCTACGCCGACAAGGCCAACACCAAGCCGGGCAAGTTCGAGCAGCGCGTCGAGATCTACACGCCGCCGTATCTGTTCCAGGGTTCGCGCCCCTCGCTCTCCGGCGGTCCGAAGACCATCAAGCGCGGCGAATCGGCGACGTTCACCTCGCAGCACGCCTCGTCCATCAAGACGGCCCGGCTGATCCGGCCGAGCGCGTCCACGCACGTCACCGACGTCGACCAGCGGTCCATCGCGCTGGACTTCACGAAGACGGACAAGGGCATCGAGGTCACCGTCCCGAAGAGCCGCAACCTCGTCGAGTCCGGCTGGTACATGCTGTTCGTCACGGACGACCAGGGCACCCCGAGCGAGGCCCAGTGGGTCAAGATCCCCTGA